tttccgcttttatgatattcttAGTTTCAacaaagtttcttcttagcaaaaatcaagttttaacggAAATgttagtccctgattagcccgtgcggactgcccatgctaatctggaaagacaatTTACtcttatgcattaaaccctttttcacagagcacggcttatataaatttatgttatatGTATAGGGTATTTTTGTTACATTATCATATAGTGTAATGCATGGATGCCAGTATGTCAGACCTGTTTGTTGTTTCAATGaccttttattttattgtgtgaACAAAATCATAGTAGTATTTCAATCCGCCCGAAATGATATTAAGATGTCAGTTCTCTGTTGGTATCTACATATAttgatgttttacttttaatttcttgTTCAACATCATTGAGGTTCAATTTAAAGCAAATAAGACATACCATGTTTTTCGATCTCTATAGATGAACACATGCAATGAGGTACATGGCTTATCATTTGTTGACCATTTTATGTGTTTTCCTTACTTGTTATTTGTGAATGTATTTTAAACTATAAGCATACACTATAACTAGGAACGTATGTTACATTAAACATAGTATGAGACAGTTTACTATCTCATTAATATGGGAGTATTTTAGCAtgtggtcttgctatgttaaacattataaatcaattatttaataaacatttcgATCAATGAATAACTGAtgctaaaaataaaattgatcataaaataaattttcaaGTTTAACTTGTGGAATATTCTTTTATCAACAATTTACTTACAAATCATAATTTTTCATACTGCTAGCTACAAAATTATAAAGAATTTGTTTCTAGTTGTTTTAAGGTGTCTGAATGTTTGTGTAGACATTTTGTGATCTATAAAAACAGCAATTTGCTAAAGTTTTCTTAAaattttgatattgtattgcctaacatttatttgtaaaacaaatttgtattttattgatagTAAGCTGTGAATCTATATGAAATGTTTTGTGGTAATTGTAGTATCATGACCCCCCCCCTTTCCCTTTTGCTGTTTAGAAGTAATCAATACATATAAGTCATAGGCTAAACTctgttgtgtttgtttatcatttttaaaagaaccagagctgtcaccataggatgacatatgccccatataacgctttgatagaagttatagcatttatcgaaacctaaacgcagatttcgaaacctaaacgcggaccctaagttcaaggtcaaggtcacaggggtaaacaaatGTGTGCGTAGCgtaaggctttgtccatatacacatgcataccaaatatgaaggttatatctcaaggggcctagaagttatgagcatttttcgaaacctaaaacacagatttcgaaacctaaacgcggaccctcagttcaaggtcaaggtcacaggggtaaaaaattgtgtgcgtatggaaaggccttgtccatatacacatgcataccaaatatgacggttatatctcaaaggacataaaacttatgagcatttttcaaaacctaaacgcagatttcgaaacctaaacgcggacccttagttcaaggtcaaggtcacagtggttaaaaatgtgtgcgtatggaaaggccttgtccatatacacatgcataccaaatatgaaggttatatctcaagggacatagaagttatgagcatttttcgaaacctaaacgcaacgtgtgatggaaagacggacagacggacagacagacagacagacagacagaaagacagacagacagacagacagacagacagacagacagacagacagacagacagacagacagacagacagacagacagacagacagacagacagacagacagaccagacagacagacagacagacagacagacagacagacagacagacagacagacagacaggcaggcaggcaggcaggcaggcaggcaggcaggcgggcAGGCGGGCAGGCGAGCCGGCGGGCAGGCGGGCCGGCGGGCAGGCGGGCCGGCGAGccggcgggcgggcggacggacggacggacggacagacagacggacagtccgatcactgtatgcccccttttcttcgaagggggcataaaaaaaagcTTTATTGTTTCCAATATGTTATTCCTGTTTCTTAAAAGTTTACCTGTTCATCACCTTGTAACTTCTTgttattacaaaaacacaaattaGTTTGCTCAGTGTTGTGGATGGGGATGGGGGATGGGGATGATAACGGCCGAAGGGCTTATAGCGTTACCCCTGTTTGAGTGGGTGTGAATTGTTTTTGTGGGACATTTTGTGTCTGGCTTGAAGCTTTGTAATGCATTATGTGGTCTCTTTGAGTGTTTTCATGTTCAAGGTAACAGTGGGCACTTGCAGTTTTTCCATTTTTCTGAATATTTATTTAGTGAAAGTACATGTTTGTGTCTGGCGCATAACTTTGTTGTGAAGTCACCAGATTTTACAAGAAATTGGCACATATGATGTTGAATGAGACACCATGTCGCgcacttaaaggtcaaggtcacaataaacACTTGGATTGTAGGCGAATTttcttatttttgcaaataacttTGTGGGATTTAGACATAAATGGCACCTTTAACGATATTCATTTCTTGATGATTTGTTAAATACAACAACCATGTTATTTCCCTacaggtcaaggtaacagtggaCGCTTAAGGTTTTGCTTGTCCGTATATATGTTCATATGACCTTCAATTCACTTTCTTCATAGTTCATTTTCCGTCATTTCAAGATGACATTCTTAACGCACCAACTATGGTGCTTTCCTTAAAAGGCAATGTCACATACAAGCACTGTggattaatttgattttattgacatgaaatttCGTGAATTCGCAACATCAGGCGTGTTTTGGGGGTCTTAAATTcttagattttttgttttaatgttgatATAAGAATTAGGACGAAAACATTAGTGGAACATTTGATTTTGTGGTTGATCGCAGCCATGAAAATCCACGAAAATTTGTGTCAcacaaataatattgatttcacaggtAGTGAAATGGGCTTTATATGGCGTTACAGTTACAAAGGACTGGCACATACATTATGTATTAAATGTTCCCATTATATGTGGCAAAAAGCACTCATTTCTGTGTCCAGGGAAATATAGCCTGGACACCACTGtccaatctgcacaggctaatcagggacaacactttccgcctgtattgtatttttcgtttacaggaagttCTTAGAAAactccagtttgggcggaaagtgtcgtacgtgattagactgggacgacactttacgcacatgaattaaacccacttttcacagagcatggctcatttttattaattgcACATGATTTGTAGAATGCACAGTAAGAACAATTCCATGTATGAAGTTATTAACAAATATATCCATTTTGatgaagaaaaaatatatttattagtaaaattGCATGcaatattatgtgttatttggAAATTAAATCTGATATAAATAGTAATTTGTTGTGTTacgtgtaaactttatttttcaaaatatttgattAAAGTGTAATTaactttattgattttatttgattacattgtaattaatctaaatgattttatttgattacattttaattaaCCGAAATGAGGTTTCAAATATGAGCAACACATTAATTGTAACAGAGGGAGTGATGAGCTTTAGTTATTATGTACAGATAGTGTTATCAAAGAGATAATACGTGTTCAATGCAATATTTCTAAATGTTAATAATACACAAAGTTATTAAAAAATTTACTGTATTTTGTGgtgtattgttaattgtattataGAATTCTAATTTCAAATTGTTCATGAATCTTGTAATAGTATGGATAAATATCCATTATTATTTGATGTAACTGATTTTAATAAATTGAATGACAATAAATTATTACGTTGTGTCGCTTCTCTCTTAGACTGCTTTTCGATGTCCATGTATCTGCACCCGTGACGCTATCCAGAagctgttatacatgtatctgcaCCCGAATCTGCAATGACGCAATCCATAagctgttatacatgtatctgcaCCCATATCTGCAATGAAGCAATCCAGAagctgttatacatgtatctgcaCCCGTATCTGCAATGACGCTATCCAGAagctgttatacatgtatcttcACCCGTATCTGCAATGACACAATCCAGAagctgttatacatgtatctgcaCCCGTATCCGCAATGACGCTATCCAGAagctgttatacatgtatctgcaACCGTATCTGCAATGACGCAATCCAGAAGCTGTTATACATGTTTCTGCACCCGTATCTGCAATGACGCTATCCAGAagctgttatacatgtatctgcaCTCGTATGTATGTGCACCAGTTTCTGCAATGACGCAATCAAGAagctgttatacatgtatctgcaCCCGTATCTGCAATGACGCATTTTAGAagctgttatacatgtatcaGCACCCGTATCTGCAATGACGCTATCCAGAAGCTGTTTTACATGTTTCTGCACCCGTATCTGCAATGACGCAATCAAGAAGCTGTTGTACATGTATCTGCACCCGTATCTGCAATGACGCATTTGAGACGCTGTTAGACATGTATCTGCACCCGTATCTGCAATGACGCAATGCGGAagctgttatacatgtatctgcaCCCATATCTGCAATGACGCAATCCAGAAGCTGTTATACGTGTATCTGCAACCGTATCTGCTATGACGCAATGCGAAAGCTGTTTTACATGTATCTGCACCCATATCTGCAATGACGCAATCCATAAGCTGTTGCACATGTATCTGCAGCCGTATCTGCCACGCAATGCGGAAGCTGTTTTACATGCATCTGCACCCATGTCTGCAATGACGCAATCCAGAAGCTGTTATACATGTTTCTGCACCCGTATCTGCAATGACGCAATCCAGAagctgttatacatgtatctgcaCCCGTATCTGCAATGACGAAATTCGGAAGCTCTTGTACATGTATCTGCACCCATATTTGCAATGACGCAATCCAGAagctgttatacatgtatctgcaCCCATATCTGCAATCACGCAAGCCAGAAGCTGTTATACATGTGTCTGCACCCGTATCTGCAATGACGTCACGCAATCCAGCTGTTATACCTGTATCCATTAGTTGTAGTTCTTGAAAgaaaatgagccgcgctctgagaaaacgggttTTATcaatgtgcgcaaagtgtcaaactggaatagcatgtgcagtccgcacaggctaatcagggacgacacttaacgactaaactggattttcgttaagaagagacattctttaaacaaacaataattgcTAATACGGATTGCAGACACATGGAAAATATTAAACTTTTGTAAACTTGCTTGATTTCTTGTAATTGAGCAGTCTTTTCTATGGGGTGAAATAAAATACTGGTGGGTCGTAATGCTACTAATCGTTTAAGTGCCATTCTCCTAACATtttccaattaattaattaaaaagtaacaaataaccatctgaaaaaagaaaagaaaataaaGCCAAAATAAAACTGAATGCCACTTTAAAATAGGAGATGATATCATTAGTGTTACACCGAGCTATAAGTACTTGGGTTGTGTATTGACCGATACGCTTGACTTCACGGAGACAGCAAATATATTAGTGGAATCTGCTGGTCGCGCACTTGGTGGCTTGTTAAACAAGGCTTAAGCATTAAATGGACTTACATTTAACGTGTTCACAAAACTCTACGATACCAGTGTAATCCCAGTGATGGACTACATCTCTGGGGTCTGGGGTTATAAAAAATACGCAAAATGTGATACGATACAGAACAGAGCCATCCTGTCGTTTCTAGGCGTCCATAAACATGCGTCGAACTTGGCGATAAATGACAATACTGGATGGAAATCGCCCACAATGCGACATCACCTGAACATTTCCGCCTATGGCACCGTCTCGTCGAAATGCCAGATGACAGAATTACAAAGAAAGTATTTTTATGGGATTACGCACACAGCCACGGATGGTGTTCGGACGTGaaacatatttttgaacaatTTAAATTTACATGACCTGTATACTTCCAAATCCATGAGCAACCTGTCGCTGGACAATTTGTTGTGCCATGCTAAAGAGAcatttacacatatatatatgctGACCAATGGCAACAAGATCTCCTATCCCAACCCAAGCTCAGAACTTACCGCCAAATTAAACACGAACTTGGATGTGAAAATCTGTGTCTATACAACTACCAAAGCACTTGAGATCTTACATTGCTCATATAAGAACAGGTACCTTGCCGATGCGGATTGAAACCGGACGGTTTGGAAACCTAAAAACCAAGAAAGACTGTGCCTTCTGTGTAAAAACCCAATAAGGTCGAAACAGAATACAACTTCTTATTTGAATGTCCATTTTACCTTTGTTTAAGACTATCATATTATAACTGTGCATCaaatataaaaccaaacataactaaCATTCCATATAACGAGAGGCTAACATGTATGCTGACTGATAAGAGACTTATTCATAAATCTGCATTGTTCATCCAAGATTGCTTTATGAAACGATCGGAAGCATTATATGTATCCgacttaaattaaaataaatcaacatgTAAAGTATATTActatgtaaataatattagttattTCTACATGAACTTGCAATACTTTGATTGTAAGTCCACTGTTTAATTATTAACACAAGTTATTCATCTATACTATCcatgtttatactttaaacaatttaactctTTTTATTTTCGTGATCTTTACACTATTTTGCactattttgatgtaattttatgACTACACCGATAACATGTAAACTCAGTGACTCGTAAGCAATTTATATGGCTGGGTAGtacaatgtttttgtaaatatttttgcttattaTAATATTGATCGTATTATTGCTGTAAATACCAATGATAATATATGTACTATGCGTCacgttaataaaatatacaactactACAATCTGCCTTACTTAAATGAATTTCTAGCAAGCAACCAGTTTGCAGCAAAATAAACGTAAATTTTCACAGAACTGATTTCTATTAAAATGCATCTTATTGTTATCGTTCGAGTTTGGTTTATAattggtttaaaattaaagtatttgatCACCATAAATCCGCGTTCTTTATAAGGTGATGGGTTTGATCCATACTCAGGGAGCTTTCAGACCGGGAGCGTTCTCAATAAGGTGATGGGTTTGATCCCTAATCAGGGAGCATTCATAAGGTGTTAATCAACAATTGCGCGTTCGTAAGTTGTTAAAGTAAATTCTTACATGTGGAGAGTTCTCAAGGTGTGGGCTTTGATCTTAATCACTGACCTATCTCCAGGTGATGGGTTTGACCAACTCTCGGGGAGGGCtataaatatgagcctcgctctgcgaaaagggggtttattgcatgtgtgtaaagtgctatcccaaataagcctgttcagtccgcacaggcttatcagggacgacactttccgcctaaactggattttttttgctaagaagagcccttctttaaagttaaaatatcatacaagcggaaaatgTCTCCCtaattggcctgtgcggacttcacaggcttatctgggacgacacaataCACACTTGCAAAAAAAACCTTGCACAGAGCGAGGCACATATGCAGATCCCCATTCGGGTAGCGTTCTTGAGCTGAAGAGTTTGATCCTGACTCAAGGTGTAAGGTTTGATAAACCTCTCGGGTGCCTGTTCAAAGTAACTGGTTTTATTTAAACTCTGGCGGCGTTCCCAATATGCTAGGTTTGATCTCCACGTGAGTAGCATACACACAGTATAGGGGTTTATCCAGAAATTGTTCAGTGTTCTCAAATTGTCGGATTTCATTCCCATTTGGGGAGCGTTCTGAATTTGTCGGGTTTGACTCCCAATCAGCATATCTGATCTCAACTAGAGAATATAATAACGTCGAATATAATGTATTGCATGGGATATCGGAATATAACAGGTAACAAATATATGATTATGATTACATAATAAGGTAATTTCAGTTGACGGACAGTTGTCGATATGGCGCTCGTGGGACGCGTGTCAGCATCCATGTGACATAGGAATCCATTTCCTGTAAAGGTAGTGCGGCAATCCAGCTCCTTCACAAGGGGCGTCTGTGTATGGGGGacgcaattttgttttaaaacgcACCCTGTCCCTGTACGCGTGCGAAGCAAAACAACGCCAGGACTTGCAGACTTCATACAACGCCAAATATTGCGGGAGCGGATTTTCTAGTGGGTAGCGCGGGATATAGGTCAGTAAATGCTCATCtcgtttgaaaatatttataagaaaatactCTCTTACTATCACACACTAGCAACAAACGTCTTATTCGAAAGTTGACATAAGACTTGAAGCAATTCAGACAATCACTATAACCGGTGTTTACTTTATAAATGGtacatattattattgtttggTTGCTTCGCAACACGAATATACTCTTATATTTACTTGTTTATAAGCACTTAAGATCATAACAGAGTGTCACAATGATTAATAGATTATCCTTTTTATTCAGTTTTGTTTGGGGGTAAAGATTTCCGTTTCAAACTGTTGATAATCTATCAGCAACACGTCAGATTATTTATCCCTTGCCTATACATAGATTTGATTCCGCTTGATTGATTCTTTGAGTGTATATATGTTTCTGACAGGAATAAATTTTACTATAAAACGAACTGCATGTGATACATTTTTTACTGATGTAATTATACTAAATTGATAATGTAACAATCAGTTACCATAAATTGTATTGCCAACAAGCTGGACAGTTCGTGGACCCGACAGACTGCTCTGCGAGCTACCGAATTGAGGCCTGGTGCATCGTTAGGGTGCATTAGTACGTGCAGTGCACAGTGGACCATGTATATGTAGGTGATCGCACAAACACGGTCTCGTCCTCAATTGATGCTGTCCTTATTAGCGGTCACACGAATACTTCTACTGTAGCATCTAGTTCTTTCTTTGTGTTCAGGAATTGGTGTTTATTAACGGTTAGGTCTACTATGTTTCGATGTCAATGAACTGACTATTGTATTTATACGAATCAGTATACATAAGCTATATGTCCCATAGATACTACAGACTGCGTTAAACCAATAACGTGTCTTATGTTCAAATATATCGACTGCAAGTGTACACTGACGCTCATTATTGAAGCATATTATACTTAATTAAGAATAGAGTTTTCTCCCTTAGATAATTGCTCGAATGTCTTTAAAATCGAGCTGATTCGCTTTGCGGTTACGCAGTGGGTTTGTAAGCTAAATTAAAAGCTTTCAAGTCAGTGCAATTATCCGCGCGAGTTCAAATCCCATTTGTCATTGTGTATTTCACGTAAAAACGAAGTAATTAACTCCTTTTTAATACGAGTGAACATCTTACATCTCATAATTTGGAACGTTTCCCTTAACAATTTACATGTGTGTCTTAGTTTGTCGAACTAAATgtatgtctttctgtctgtcggtcggtcagtccgctCGTCCGTCCATACGAAGGTATGGAagaaattataattgtatatttatttgtttgttgttggaTAAATGCTTTTTAAATACACAGGCAACATTTTAACGTTgcaatttattacatgtatttcatactttGTACATTTCATCGAAATGAATGTCAGAGCTGAAAAGCCTCCGATTTCAGGGGCGACCACCGACTCTCCCTTGCTACCAATTGCGAGGGCGTGACTTTTTGCCCTTTCCTTTCTTCTTGCTCTTCGGGTCGTCCGACGATTTTTCATCAGAACCACACTCGCATGGGGTTGCTGTTGGAGCCACCGTTGTCGTCTCAGGGCAACCGCCTGGAATGAATTCAAATGTATGAAGCGGGTATTCCATATGAACGCGAACATTAACGTGAAAGTGAACGACTGCGTGATCCGCGTTACGTGATCCGCGATACGTGATCCGCGATACGTGATCCGCGATACGTGATCCGCGCAAGAGGAGTCAATGCGTCCGCGAATTCGCTAAACgtgaatttaacccatttatgcctagtggactctgccatccttttaaattggatcaatttatttccaaaattaggcatatctagtatatttatttttatatttagaatatttcttacagaagttcctttaagcaaacagcgcagaccctgatgagacgccgcatcatgcggcgtcttatctgggtcttcactgtttgtcaatgcctttttctagacgttaggcataaatgggttaataatcgTATTGGTTTTTCCAGAGAAACGTTAAAAAACAAGACAGAAAAACTTCacacaatattatttattgatgCTGTTTTTATACCGAAACACTTGCAGCGAAATATGTATGAATCCGTCTATTCAACTTTACCAAAGAATCCCCGAACAATTAATGTCCTGTTATACAAGAATGTTCTTCAATTTTTACTCCCTCtagcatttaattaataaataaatacaaagccTTTGCATATTCATCATCTTCCCATAAATCATTCAAATTGAATCATATGAGTGACGTATGATCAACAGGACGATCTATATACCTGTAACGACCGAAACAGTTGTTGTTCATcacatttcatttaactttttgCAAAGCTTTCGCTTGTTTAAAAAACACGAGCTAAAGAACTAAACGCATATTTGTGGTTTTACAACATGATCATAGAATGTGTCCGTTTGTCTTAAAATGTACTCACATGATGTCTCTACAGTTTTCAACAGTATATAACTTAGGTAAAAGTAGTCCAACTCTTACGTTAGCTATTTACCAGCCCAAGTTTATTGTTAATGTTTCAGTGCGCAGAATGGATGGATGCCACTGACTCCATGGCGAATCGAATGTAATGCAGATATGAGactcaatctgggaaaactgggcttaatgcatgtgcaaacaatgtcagcCCAgagcagcctgtgcagtccacacaacaACGGACAATAGTCAAAATACAGCCCGCCTATACTGGCTTTTCGTTTAGAACATaccttctttaaacgaaaaattccataaatgcggaaagtgtcgtctctaattagcctgttcgaactaaaaagcggaaagtgtcgtctcttattagcctgttcggactaaaaagcgtaaagtgtcgtctcttattagcctgttcggactaaAAAGCGTAATGTGTCGTATCtaattagcctgttcggactaaaaagcggaaagtgtcgtctcttattagcctgttcggactaaaaagcggaaagtgtcgtctctgattagcctgttcggactaaaaagcggaaagtgtcgtctctgattagcctgttcggactaaaaagcggaaagtgtcgtctctgattagcctgttcggactaaaaagcggaaagtgtcgtctcttattagcctgttcggactaaaaagcggaaagtgtcgtctcttattagcctgttcggactaaaaagcggaaagtgtcgtctcttattagcctgttcggactaaaaagcggaaagtgtcgtctctaattagcctgttcggactaaaattcggaaagtgtcgtctctaattagcctgttcggactaaAAACAGGCTACTCTGTGATTAcacttgcacatgcattaagcacagttttccccaAAACGCGACTAATCAGGTATTATTTGTTTCTGCAATTATGCATACACATGAAAAGTTTGTTAAAAATGTGTTGCTCAATAGCAGTGTCTTTTTTCACTAACGTACACGACGAACATGAAAGAACTTTCGATATGTCTCATCTACCAATATAATTCCCAGCTGATGTTTTTGTACAGGCCATTTTGTGTACACTAATTATTTATCATACCCCAAAGCTCATGTTCTACATAACACCACCAATTGTAACGTTTGGTCTCACTTATTCGCAACTTGACGATCTATCGATCTTCCTGTTACACACGCTTTACCAAAAATGGCAGCGAGTTTCTTGCTTTACGTAATCAAGTCTTAGACTTACTTGGTAAACCATGAACTGGAACTTTAAATGTGTCAGTATATACAGTTGTGTTATCTGCTACGCTGAAACAATAAAAGAAAACCTATAATGTTGTTAAGACACCTATATCTGAATTATAACGAGTAATATATGTAAATTTCTGTGGCACCTGCTTAAGCGAAATGCTTTAGAATGACGTGGTgagaaattgtttaaaatcatatttttaatatGACAACAGACATCCACGCTTACAACTTGTACGTTTGtagttcaatttatttaaaatggatTTACCAATACGTATAATGAATTTTACTGGCCGTAGGAAGCATGTCTTCATATAATCTGTTGTTTTCTTATTAAGACTTACTTCCAGGTCACGTAGTAACTTGACACGCAGTTTTCTGCGAGAGCAGTCCCATTACCATATATTGTTAAACCCTGTATGGTAAACTGCCCACCAGGAGGCTGCTGACTGACCACACTGAAAGATCGAACATGTAAAAACTGCAGACATTTAGGGTAGACCGGCATAAATTAGTGATTGTATTAACAGGCATAATGCACTTAACTTAACGAAATTAATAAATATGcgagtgtgtatatatatatatatatatatatatatatatatatatatatatatatatatatatatatatatatatatatatatatatatatatatatatatatatatatatataatttatataatatttatattgaatgacttttgttacatatatatatatatatattcagaagTTTACACGACGCTGAACACTTTACAAATAACACTAGAGAAAAAAatgtgtcatcatcatcatcatcagtagcagcagcaacagcagcaatatCATCATAATGATCATCATCACGATTCTCGTCGTCATAATCATTATCAACGTTGTCATAACTCGACATCATAATCACATTAAAGATTTCAAAATTCCGTTCATTTATAACAATGCTCATTATCTACCTTTATTATAGACAAATATGCTCGGTTTAGAGGAGGTTTGTTAGGCATTTTCCATGATAAACAGCTGATTGTATATCTTGGCTTTGAGACGGGGCTAACAACTGTGAACTCTGTAGCTACGCCACTGGCAAAACGTGACCGTACATGTTATTGTTGTATCTAAACAATACACTAGCCATATAAGTTTTACCTAACAGCCAAGGGGCCTTCACCTCCATTAGTGTAGATATAAGCCACAGAGTATAGACCTGTCACTCCGTCTAAATAGACGCTTTCAACGCAGACATAGGACACTGTAAGGGGGGCTCCGTCCACTTGAATGTccaaaactaaattaaaaaggcgtaaaacatatattataataaaaaatgcacCTAACAAATGAACACACTtcaattacaatatattttttaagacaaTAGTGACATTTGCTTGTGttgttaaaatattcatattttattccaAACAAATAGAGGCTACTTATTTAAAATCAGTACGGAAtcataatgttataaatgtataaCCATAACACGCTGATATGACAACGTATCCTTACAGAActtaatacatgtagttttatttcacatttgtct
This is a stretch of genomic DNA from Dreissena polymorpha isolate Duluth1 chromosome 7, UMN_Dpol_1.0, whole genome shotgun sequence. It encodes these proteins:
- the LOC127839029 gene encoding uncharacterized protein LOC127839029 is translated as MGIAMIQTEMWLAAIFVVAAVLDIQVDGAPLTVSYVCVESVYLDGVTGLYSVAYIYTNGGEGPLAVSVVSQQPPGGQFTIQGLTIYGNGTALAENCVSSYYVTWNVADNTTVYTDTFKVPVHGLPSGCPETTTVAPTATPCECGSDEKSSDDPKSKKKGKGKKSRPRNW